In Nitrospira sp., one genomic interval encodes:
- a CDS encoding pyruvate oxidase codes for MTTVADLLIDRLIDWGVDTIFSLPGDGINGIYEALRTRQDRIKLVLVRHEESAALAACGYAKFTRRLGVCLATSGPGGIHLLNGLYDAKCDGQPVLAITGHTFHDLIGTHYQQDVNLDKLFSDVAAYSERVMGPAHVGNVVDEAIKTAISRRTVAHLTIPKDVQDWSADTQGSKANVPGHSGDLYSDPLPLPSQALLEKAAALLNDGTKIAILAGRGCLGARAEILELADKLGAPIVKPLLGKGVVPDDHPLTTGGIGLLGTAPSQEVLETCDALLIAGSSFPYLEFYPKPGQARAVQIDLDASRIGLRYPIEVGLVGQCWDVLRALLPLIRQQLDRRFLEQAQARTVEWNDLLEARGTRADVPLKPQVVVRAVNEFLADDAIICCDTGTVTTWVARHIRVKGNMEFSASGTLATMANGLPYSLGAGIAFPGRQVVCIAGDGGFSMLMSELATLVKYALPVKIIVLKNNLLGMIKWEQLAFEGNPQYGVDLQPIDFAACARSCGATGLHVEDPADVRDVLRQAFALPGPVVVEAVVDPSEAPLPGKITMEQAWQFTKAMARGQDDRWELVKNLVVNRIREVV; via the coding sequence ATGACGACCGTTGCAGACTTGTTGATCGATCGACTGATCGACTGGGGCGTGGACACGATCTTCAGCCTGCCGGGCGACGGCATCAACGGCATTTACGAAGCCCTGCGCACGCGCCAAGACCGGATCAAACTGGTCTTGGTCCGACACGAAGAATCGGCGGCGCTCGCGGCCTGCGGGTATGCCAAATTCACGCGACGGCTGGGCGTCTGCCTGGCGACCTCCGGTCCCGGCGGCATCCATCTCCTGAACGGCTTGTACGACGCCAAGTGCGATGGCCAGCCGGTCCTGGCGATCACCGGCCATACGTTCCACGACCTCATCGGCACGCATTACCAGCAGGACGTGAATCTCGACAAACTGTTCAGCGATGTCGCCGCCTACAGCGAACGGGTCATGGGACCGGCCCATGTCGGCAACGTGGTCGATGAAGCCATCAAGACGGCCATCTCGCGCCGCACCGTCGCCCACCTGACCATCCCCAAGGACGTACAGGACTGGTCGGCCGACACGCAGGGCTCCAAGGCCAATGTCCCCGGCCATAGCGGCGATCTGTATAGCGATCCCCTCCCCTTGCCCTCTCAAGCACTCTTGGAGAAAGCGGCCGCCTTACTGAACGACGGCACGAAGATCGCGATCCTGGCGGGCCGCGGGTGCCTCGGAGCCAGGGCGGAGATTCTGGAGCTCGCCGACAAGCTGGGCGCGCCCATCGTCAAACCGCTGTTGGGCAAGGGCGTTGTGCCGGACGACCATCCCTTGACCACGGGAGGCATCGGCCTGCTCGGCACCGCACCATCCCAGGAGGTCTTGGAAACCTGCGATGCACTCCTCATCGCTGGGAGTAGTTTCCCCTATCTGGAGTTTTATCCCAAGCCCGGCCAGGCTAGGGCCGTCCAGATTGATCTGGACGCAAGCCGGATCGGCCTGCGGTACCCGATCGAGGTGGGGTTGGTCGGGCAGTGCTGGGATGTCCTACGCGCCCTGCTGCCGCTTATCCGACAGCAGCTCGATCGTCGTTTCTTGGAACAGGCTCAGGCCAGAACGGTCGAATGGAATGATTTGCTGGAAGCACGAGGGACCCGCGCCGACGTTCCGCTGAAGCCTCAGGTGGTCGTGCGGGCCGTGAATGAATTCCTGGCGGACGATGCGATCATCTGCTGCGATACCGGCACCGTGACGACTTGGGTCGCCCGCCACATCCGGGTGAAAGGCAACATGGAGTTTTCCGCCTCCGGTACCCTCGCCACCATGGCGAACGGGCTCCCCTACAGCCTCGGTGCCGGGATCGCCTTTCCGGGCCGACAGGTCGTCTGCATCGCGGGAGACGGCGGTTTCTCCATGTTGATGAGTGAGCTGGCCACGCTCGTCAAATATGCCCTGCCCGTGAAGATCATCGTGTTGAAGAACAACCTGCTCGGCATGATCAAGTGGGAACAGCTGGCCTTCGAGGGCAATCCGCAATACGGCGTCGACCTGCAGCCGATCGACTTCGCCGCCTGCGCTCGCTCCTGCGGCGCGACCGGATTGCACGTGGAGGATCCTGCCGACGTGCGGGATGTCTTACGACAGGCCTTCGCCCTGCCTGGACCGGTCGTGGTCGAAGCCGTGGTCGACCCCTCCGAGGCCCCGCTCCCAGGCAAGATTACGATGGAACAGGCCTGGCAGTTCACGAAAGCCATGGCACGCGGCCAAGACGACCGTTGGGAACTGGTCAAAAACTTGGTCGTAAATAGGATCCGTGAAGTGGTGTAA
- a CDS encoding DUF72 domain-containing protein: protein MGQPVQVRIGTSGWHYDHWRGPYYPPQLPSSDLLEYYAREFDSVEINNSFYRLPARATFEAWKRQSPPGFCFAVKASRYLTHWKKLQEPAEAVERLLEAAGGLGRKLGPILFQLPPRWHCNVERLRQFLAVLPRGRRYSIECRDPSWHTSEVYGLLERHRVSFCIFELGGLRSPAPVTADHVYLRLHGPGEKYQGSYAPAALAAWAGRIRQWSKAGLAVYCYFDNDQAAYAVQNARALKAAVARRRLR from the coding sequence ATGGGTCAGCCTGTGCAAGTCCGGATCGGCACCTCGGGATGGCATTATGACCACTGGCGCGGCCCCTACTATCCGCCGCAGCTTCCCTCGTCCGACCTGCTGGAGTATTACGCCCGTGAGTTCGACAGCGTAGAGATCAACAACAGTTTTTATCGGCTGCCGGCACGGGCGACGTTCGAAGCCTGGAAGCGGCAAAGTCCCCCGGGATTTTGTTTTGCCGTGAAGGCCAGCCGCTACCTGACCCATTGGAAGAAACTGCAGGAGCCCGCCGAAGCGGTCGAGCGGTTGCTGGAGGCCGCCGGCGGCTTAGGCCGGAAACTCGGTCCGATTCTCTTTCAGCTGCCGCCTCGCTGGCACTGCAACGTGGAGCGCTTGCGGCAGTTTCTCGCCGTGCTTCCCCGAGGCCGCCGGTACAGCATCGAATGTCGCGATCCGAGTTGGCACACGTCGGAAGTCTACGGTCTGCTGGAGCGGCATCGGGTGTCGTTCTGTATTTTTGAGTTGGGCGGGCTGCGTTCTCCAGCTCCCGTCACGGCCGACCACGTTTACCTGCGGCTGCATGGACCGGGAGAAAAGTATCAGGGCTCCTATGCACCGGCGGCGCTGGCCGCTTGGGCCGGCAGGATCAGGCAGTGGAGCAAGGCCGGTCTCGCGGTCTACTGTTATTTCGACAATGATCAGGCTGCCTATGCCGTGCAAAATGCCCGTGCCTTGAAGGCCGCCGTGGCTCGACGACGGCTCCGTTAG
- the ligD gene encoding DNA ligase D codes for MSLKPYWRKRNFNNTPEPRGRPGSGEGAGLYVIQQHAASRLHYDFRLELDGTLKSWAIPKGPSLDPTQKRLAVHVEDHPLDYAQFEGLIPAGQYGGGTVLLWDWGHWVPLEDAREGLRRGRLKFTLQGDKLSGVWTLVRMGGKQEAGKENWLLIKERDEAARKGAEAEVTRILTKSVASGRTLEEIAAGRRNVWQAGRSSRKSVRARPARLSGTTPPKDARKARQESRMAPQLATLVDRVPEGDAWIHELKYDGYRILCRIRDGKATLWTRNGIEWTAKLRPMAETLAALPVESAWLDGEVVALLPDGRVSFQALQNAFESGGAANLAYYLFDLLYLDGYDLRPAALVERKRCLAALLEGEDGAGLIRYSDHIPGRGDKVFAEACRLGLEGVMAKRADAPYLEGRSHAWVKVKCQQRQEFVIGGFTEPSGMRAGFGALLLGWYDDRGQLRYAGRTGTGFSARSLQELHRRLRAIQRRSSPFKAVPATADRAKIHWVEPSLVAEVAFAEWTKDGQLRQASFQGLRDDKPASTVRREQVPANQASKYPSATKSGRKARGLETDSSENLVIEGVTLSHPQRMLYPEQQLTKEALARYYETVSEWILPHLQGRPLSLVRCPEGYEQECFYQKHATDRIPDVIGRVEIPTKESSASYMVADSLPALIGLVQLGVLELHTWGARRDRLERPDRFVLDLDPAPDVPWPMVVEAAQLLRTLLQELDLRSFVKTTGGKGLHVVVPIRRTQGWDEVKAFSKAVAEHLVGTIPERFIATMSKQKRGGKIFIDYLRNAEGATAVAAYSTRARRGAPVSVPLAWDELSPGLRSDHFTVVDLPQRLRQLAEDPWREYFSQRQTITRSMLAKLRR; via the coding sequence ATGAGCCTCAAACCCTATTGGCGCAAGCGCAATTTCAACAACACACCGGAGCCTCGCGGTCGGCCTGGTTCCGGCGAGGGTGCGGGACTGTACGTTATCCAGCAGCATGCGGCGAGCCGTCTGCACTACGACTTTCGCCTGGAGTTGGATGGGACTTTAAAAAGTTGGGCGATCCCCAAGGGACCAAGCCTGGATCCGACGCAGAAGCGCCTGGCCGTCCACGTTGAAGACCATCCGCTCGACTATGCCCAGTTCGAGGGCCTCATCCCTGCCGGACAGTATGGCGGAGGAACGGTCTTGCTCTGGGATTGGGGCCACTGGGTTCCCCTGGAAGATGCACGTGAAGGCCTCCGGCGCGGGCGACTGAAGTTTACCCTGCAGGGCGACAAGTTATCCGGGGTTTGGACGCTCGTCCGCATGGGCGGGAAGCAGGAAGCCGGGAAAGAAAACTGGCTTCTCATCAAGGAGCGTGATGAAGCCGCACGCAAGGGCGCAGAGGCTGAGGTGACGCGCATCCTGACGAAAAGTGTGGCGAGCGGACGGACTCTGGAGGAGATCGCCGCCGGGCGCCGCAACGTGTGGCAGGCAGGGAGGTCCAGTCGAAAATCGGTCCGCGCGCGTCCGGCCCGGTTGTCGGGAACCACGCCGCCGAAGGACGCGCGCAAGGCTCGGCAGGAGTCCCGGATGGCTCCTCAATTGGCCACCCTCGTGGACCGCGTGCCGGAGGGGGATGCGTGGATTCATGAACTGAAATACGACGGCTACCGCATCCTCTGTCGAATCCGCGACGGAAAGGCCACGCTGTGGACGAGGAACGGCATCGAATGGACGGCCAAATTGCGCCCGATGGCCGAGACCCTCGCAGCCTTGCCTGTGGAGAGCGCCTGGTTGGACGGCGAAGTGGTGGCGCTGCTGCCGGACGGCCGAGTGAGTTTTCAAGCGCTTCAGAATGCCTTTGAGTCGGGCGGTGCCGCCAATCTCGCCTACTACCTCTTCGATCTGCTGTACCTCGATGGGTACGACCTTCGTCCGGCCGCATTGGTAGAGCGAAAGCGTTGTCTGGCTGCGTTGCTCGAAGGGGAGGACGGCGCAGGGCTTATCCGGTACAGCGACCATATTCCCGGGCGAGGCGACAAGGTCTTTGCGGAGGCCTGCCGTCTGGGTTTGGAGGGCGTCATGGCCAAGCGGGCTGACGCGCCCTACCTGGAGGGCAGGTCGCACGCCTGGGTGAAGGTCAAGTGTCAGCAACGCCAGGAGTTCGTCATCGGTGGTTTCACCGAGCCCTCCGGGATGCGAGCAGGCTTCGGAGCACTGTTGCTGGGATGGTACGACGACCGGGGGCAGCTCCGGTATGCCGGTCGAACGGGCACCGGCTTCTCGGCTCGGTCGCTGCAGGAACTTCATCGGCGGCTGCGCGCCATACAGCGCCGGTCCTCACCATTCAAGGCGGTACCGGCGACTGCGGATCGAGCCAAGATCCATTGGGTCGAGCCCAGCCTGGTGGCGGAGGTGGCCTTCGCGGAATGGACGAAGGACGGACAGCTCCGTCAGGCATCCTTTCAAGGGCTGCGCGATGACAAGCCGGCTTCCACCGTGCGGCGGGAACAGGTGCCTGCGAACCAGGCAAGCAAGTACCCATCGGCGACCAAGTCAGGACGCAAGGCTCGTGGCCTGGAGACCGACTCGTCCGAGAATCTGGTGATCGAGGGCGTGACCCTCAGCCACCCGCAGCGAATGCTCTATCCCGAACAGCAACTCACCAAGGAAGCCCTTGCGCGATATTACGAGACGGTGAGCGAGTGGATCTTGCCGCATCTTCAGGGGCGGCCCCTGAGCTTGGTCCGTTGTCCGGAGGGGTATGAACAGGAATGTTTTTATCAGAAACATGCGACGGACCGGATTCCGGACGTGATCGGCCGCGTGGAGATTCCGACCAAGGAGTCATCGGCCTCCTACATGGTGGCAGATTCGCTGCCGGCCTTGATCGGCCTCGTGCAACTCGGCGTGTTGGAATTGCACACGTGGGGCGCGAGGCGTGACCGGCTGGAGAGGCCTGATCGTTTCGTGCTCGATCTCGATCCCGCTCCGGATGTGCCCTGGCCGATGGTGGTGGAAGCGGCGCAACTGCTCCGAACGTTGCTCCAGGAGCTGGACCTGCGCTCGTTCGTCAAGACCACCGGCGGCAAGGGGCTTCACGTCGTGGTGCCGATCCGCCGCACGCAGGGCTGGGACGAGGTGAAGGCGTTTTCCAAGGCCGTGGCCGAGCACCTGGTGGGCACGATTCCCGAACGGTTCATCGCCACGATGTCGAAACAGAAGCGCGGGGGGAAAATTTTCATCGACTACCTGCGTAATGCGGAGGGCGCCACGGCGGTGGCGGCCTATTCGACCCGCGCCCGGCGCGGCGCGCCGGTCTCCGTGCCATTGGCCTGGGACGAATTGTCGCCAGGCCTCCGTTCCGACCATTTTACGGTGGTCGACTTGCCGCAACGGCTCCGGCAACTCGCCGAGGATCCGTGGCGTGAGTACTTTTCCCAGCGACAGACGATCACCCGCTCGATGCTCGCCAAACTGAGACGGTAG
- a CDS encoding sensory rhodopsin transducer codes for MDAMGRTRWAIAEGYIPRESHGPAPHMTSHETVCLLNTGQEDAHVRITIYFADREPVGPYRVTVPARRTAHVRFNDLTDPAPIPVDTDYASVIESTVPIVVQHTRLDSRQAENALFSTIAFPLS; via the coding sequence ATGGACGCAATGGGTCGCACGAGATGGGCCATCGCGGAAGGTTATATTCCGCGCGAGAGTCACGGACCGGCACCGCACATGACGAGTCACGAGACCGTCTGCCTGCTCAATACCGGGCAGGAGGACGCCCACGTCCGGATCACGATCTACTTCGCCGATCGCGAACCCGTCGGTCCCTATCGAGTGACCGTGCCCGCCCGCAGAACCGCACATGTGCGCTTCAACGATCTCACCGACCCGGCCCCCATTCCCGTCGACACGGACTATGCGAGCGTCATCGAGTCGACCGTTCCGATCGTGGTGCAGCACACCCGTTTGGATTCACGACAGGCCGAAAACGCGCTCTTCAGCACCATAGCCTTTCCGCTCTCCTAA
- a CDS encoding AI-2E family transporter, which translates to MKPDYPDLLTEQRIPPQPAQPPASSPADRHLWQITPIRDLLWGGGFLFVLWFGYYLRGVFTPVLIALLLAYLFNPLIRRAEAQWHVPRPATIAIILFLSAVLTVGLITWLGPLLAEQVQSFAERVPRYIQSIAQRYHVRLGDFSEHLSTIATSLREDPLSILRPVFSGTGQAFGVLGTVIGTTADVVIAFVLIPIYFFFFAWRFDRSLDQLKRYIPAGYRARVRHIMIRMDHAVSGFFRGRLTIALGSAVLYSLGWALTGIRYWFLLGLITGILTIIPYASLIGWPLAVLLKYLDVLSSESAVFDLMTIVVWPSLAYLLVQFIESWLLTPWVQSQSMDMSAVTVLIVVFVGGALGGFYGLLLAIPIAACLKILGEELVLPHLARRAAASPSPDSRRKEPL; encoded by the coding sequence ATGAAGCCCGACTATCCCGACCTCCTCACGGAACAACGGATTCCCCCGCAACCCGCACAACCTCCTGCCTCCTCACCGGCCGATCGGCACCTTTGGCAGATCACGCCGATACGGGATTTGCTGTGGGGCGGCGGATTTCTCTTTGTGCTCTGGTTCGGGTATTACCTGCGAGGGGTCTTCACGCCGGTCCTAATCGCCCTGTTGCTGGCTTACCTGTTCAACCCGCTGATCCGGCGGGCCGAGGCACAGTGGCATGTCCCCAGACCCGCGACCATCGCCATCATCCTCTTTCTCTCGGCGGTCCTGACCGTGGGTCTGATCACATGGCTGGGTCCGCTGCTGGCGGAACAGGTTCAATCCTTTGCTGAGCGCGTGCCGCGCTACATCCAGAGCATCGCTCAGCGGTACCACGTGCGGCTGGGTGACTTCTCGGAACACTTGTCGACGATCGCCACCAGCCTTCGCGAGGACCCCCTTTCGATCTTGCGACCGGTCTTCTCGGGCACGGGCCAGGCGTTCGGCGTGTTGGGAACAGTGATCGGCACCACCGCCGACGTCGTGATTGCCTTCGTCCTGATTCCCATCTACTTCTTTTTCTTCGCCTGGCGGTTCGACCGCTCCCTGGACCAGCTCAAGCGGTACATTCCGGCCGGCTACCGCGCCCGCGTGCGCCATATCATGATACGGATGGACCATGCCGTGAGCGGGTTCTTTCGCGGCCGCCTGACGATCGCGCTCGGTTCAGCGGTGCTCTATTCTCTCGGCTGGGCGCTCACCGGCATTCGGTATTGGTTTTTGCTGGGTCTGATCACCGGCATCCTGACCATCATCCCCTACGCCTCGTTGATCGGCTGGCCCCTGGCCGTGCTGTTGAAATATCTGGACGTGTTGTCGTCCGAGAGTGCCGTGTTCGACCTGATGACCATCGTGGTGTGGCCGTCCCTGGCCTACCTCCTGGTCCAGTTCATCGAAAGCTGGTTGCTGACGCCCTGGGTGCAAAGCCAGTCGATGGACATGAGCGCCGTCACCGTGCTCATCGTGGTGTTCGTCGGCGGCGCCTTGGGCGGATTCTACGGCCTGCTGCTCGCCATCCCCATCGCGGCCTGCCTCAAGATCCTGGGCGAAGAACTGGTCCTCCCGCACCTGGCCCGTCGGGCTGCGGCATCCCCGTCGCCCGACAGCCGACGAAAGGAGCCGCTATGA
- a CDS encoding glycogen debranching enzyme N-terminal domain-containing protein: MIIPRNRLHDEEGLLTREWLVTNGLGGYASSTLLCAPTRRYHGLFVPDLPSPWGRTVMIPRLDEEAVVAGETYYLSGVEFEDGRADSDLPTVLETFVREGQTPLWRCAFAGRRLEKRVLMPHGHNSLYVEYRLLEGDPIRMQVRPFVTFRMLDAPLKEAKQPPFPLTVVEGRYEIELCDGAPTLKLCLRPGCGLFVADARISHSVCYRVDRDRGSEHLEDVASPGYFFADLTTERSIAFVASTEPWEFLHFGPETIVDAEAQRLNTLLAPLREARADEMEERLALAADQFIVEPGSRVEEQALARASGDEARTVIAGYHWFTDWGRDTMISLEGLTLCTGRHREARSILRTFATYVKDGLLPNLFPEGEREGLYHTADATLWYFHAVDRYYRVTGDHDTLISLQPVLRSILNHHVRGTRFGIGVDRRDGLLRASADGYQLTWMDAKVDGWVVTPRRGKPVEIQALWYNALRCMAEWEPLTGRPPSEWAELAEQAQQSFNERFWYGAGGYLYDVVDGEQGDDPAFRPNQLLSIALPHPVLGETRWRGVVEQVAQKLLTPVGLRSLSREHPDYKSKYFGDLRARDAAYHQGTVWAWLIGPFIDAWLKVSPDPAKTRSLLEGFQAHLSEAGIGTISEIFDAEPPYHPRGCIAQAWSVAEVLRVWQKTRGTPASRS; this comes from the coding sequence ATGATCATCCCGCGTAATCGATTGCACGATGAAGAGGGGCTCCTCACGCGGGAATGGCTGGTGACGAACGGGCTCGGTGGCTATGCTTCGTCGACACTGCTCTGTGCTCCGACGAGGCGCTACCATGGCCTCTTCGTGCCGGACCTGCCCTCGCCCTGGGGCCGCACGGTCATGATTCCGCGGCTGGACGAAGAGGCGGTCGTCGCCGGCGAAACCTATTATCTCAGCGGGGTGGAGTTCGAAGACGGGCGGGCGGACAGCGACCTCCCGACGGTGCTCGAAACATTCGTGCGTGAAGGGCAGACGCCATTGTGGCGTTGTGCGTTTGCCGGGCGCCGCTTGGAAAAACGCGTCCTTATGCCCCACGGACACAATTCGCTCTACGTGGAATATCGCCTGCTGGAAGGGGACCCCATTCGGATGCAGGTACGGCCGTTTGTGACTTTCCGCATGTTGGATGCCCCGCTCAAGGAAGCCAAACAACCGCCCTTTCCTCTGACCGTGGTGGAGGGACGTTACGAGATCGAGCTTTGCGATGGAGCCCCGACCTTGAAACTGTGCCTACGGCCTGGCTGCGGCCTCTTCGTCGCGGACGCGCGAATCAGCCATTCCGTCTGTTACCGGGTCGACCGGGATCGCGGCTCCGAACATCTTGAAGATGTGGCCAGCCCCGGCTATTTTTTCGCCGACCTGACGACGGAACGATCCATCGCGTTCGTCGCCAGTACGGAACCGTGGGAGTTCCTCCACTTCGGCCCGGAAACCATCGTCGATGCGGAGGCCCAGCGCTTGAACACCTTGCTGGCCCCGCTTCGTGAGGCCAGAGCCGATGAGATGGAGGAGCGTCTGGCGCTGGCGGCGGATCAATTCATCGTCGAGCCCGGTTCACGGGTGGAGGAGCAGGCGCTGGCCAGGGCCTCGGGCGACGAGGCTCGCACCGTCATTGCCGGGTATCATTGGTTTACCGACTGGGGACGCGATACGATGATCAGCCTGGAAGGCCTCACGCTCTGCACGGGGCGCCACCGGGAAGCGCGGTCGATCCTCAGGACCTTCGCGACCTATGTGAAGGATGGGTTGCTGCCCAATCTGTTCCCCGAGGGGGAGCGGGAGGGGCTTTACCATACGGCGGATGCGACGCTGTGGTACTTCCATGCCGTCGATCGGTACTACCGCGTGACGGGCGACCATGACACGCTCATATCTTTGCAGCCGGTTCTGCGATCGATTCTCAACCACCACGTCAGAGGGACCCGCTTCGGGATCGGCGTAGATCGGCGCGACGGTCTGCTTCGAGCTTCCGCCGACGGCTACCAACTGACATGGATGGATGCGAAGGTGGACGGCTGGGTCGTGACGCCTCGACGGGGAAAACCGGTCGAGATCCAAGCCCTCTGGTACAACGCGCTCCGCTGTATGGCCGAGTGGGAACCGCTCACCGGCCGGCCGCCTTCCGAGTGGGCCGAGCTGGCGGAACAGGCGCAGCAATCGTTCAACGAGCGATTTTGGTATGGAGCGGGCGGCTACCTGTACGATGTGGTCGACGGCGAACAGGGCGACGATCCGGCCTTTCGCCCCAATCAACTGCTGTCGATCGCCTTGCCCCATCCGGTGCTGGGCGAAACGCGTTGGCGTGGAGTGGTGGAGCAGGTTGCCCAGAAACTTCTCACGCCGGTGGGCTTGCGGAGTCTCTCGCGGGAACATCCCGACTACAAATCGAAGTACTTCGGCGACCTGCGCGCGCGGGACGCCGCCTACCACCAAGGAACGGTCTGGGCCTGGCTGATCGGGCCGTTCATCGACGCCTGGCTGAAGGTCTCGCCCGATCCCGCCAAGACGCGGTCGTTGCTGGAGGGCTTTCAGGCGCACCTGTCTGAAGCCGGAATCGGCACGATCAGCGAGATTTTCGATGCCGAGCCACCCTACCATCCACGAGGTTGTATCGCCCAGGCCTGGAGCGTGGCCGAAGTGCTGCGAGTATGGCAGAAGACACGCGGGACGCCGGCGTCCCGTTCATGA
- a CDS encoding DUF421 domain-containing protein, with the protein MDAVLRGATMYLFLLVVFRLAGRRTLAQTTVFDLALLLIISEATQNAMLGQDYSVTHGILVILTLVGLDILLSLLKQRAPFLARWIDGKPLVLIDEGRPLGDLMRRARVDLEDILRAGREQGVEGLHRIRYAVLETSGTISIIPRNADEELEGRPIPPSRDWS; encoded by the coding sequence ATGGATGCAGTGCTCCGTGGCGCAACGATGTACCTGTTCCTCTTGGTGGTGTTCCGTCTGGCCGGACGCCGGACGCTGGCGCAAACCACCGTCTTCGATTTGGCCCTCCTGTTGATCATCAGCGAGGCCACGCAAAACGCCATGCTGGGACAGGACTATTCGGTCACACACGGCATCCTGGTCATTCTGACCTTGGTGGGTCTCGACATTCTCTTATCGTTGCTCAAACAGCGGGCGCCCTTTCTGGCCCGCTGGATCGACGGCAAACCCCTCGTGCTGATCGACGAGGGCCGGCCCCTCGGGGATCTGATGCGACGCGCACGCGTCGACCTCGAGGATATCCTCCGCGCCGGGAGGGAACAGGGGGTCGAAGGACTGCACCGCATCCGGTACGCCGTGCTCGAAACCAGCGGAACCATTTCCATCATTCCGCGCAACGCCGACGAAGAGCTGGAGGGACGGCCCATACCTCCGAGTCGGGACTGGAGTTGA
- a CDS encoding YihY/virulence factor BrkB family protein produces MAASLTSPSPRWNPWKLGGLPWKTFFLQLWQESQKDEILGRAAQLAYYFLLALFPALLFLTAFMGLFPLTETLPELMQYLRTVLPADALSLLERYLENVVQGSGGDILSLGLLGTLWASSSGVTAIMEALNVVYGAEETRPYWKVRLIAILLTVGLAGFIILSITLILYGARIGEWIADIVGLGWLFLLTWNVLQWPVAVLLMLFALAIIYYVCPNVEHDWRWVTPGSVCAVSLWLLVSLGFKAYVEHFGNYNAAYGSIAGVIVLMLWLYLTGVVMLLGGEINEQIEQAAAALRRGKQVSRPNSAGEPAQFQKGEETTA; encoded by the coding sequence GTGGCCGCTTCACTTACGAGCCCATCGCCCCGTTGGAACCCTTGGAAGCTCGGAGGCCTCCCCTGGAAAACCTTCTTCCTCCAATTGTGGCAAGAAAGCCAGAAGGACGAGATCCTCGGCCGCGCCGCGCAGCTGGCCTATTATTTTCTGCTCGCCCTGTTTCCGGCACTGCTGTTCCTGACGGCCTTCATGGGCCTCTTTCCGCTCACGGAGACCTTGCCGGAATTGATGCAATACCTCCGCACCGTGCTGCCCGCCGACGCGCTCTCCCTGTTGGAGCGATATCTGGAGAACGTGGTCCAGGGCAGCGGCGGCGACATCCTGTCACTCGGACTGTTGGGCACGCTCTGGGCCTCGTCGAGCGGCGTGACCGCCATCATGGAAGCCTTGAACGTCGTCTACGGTGCCGAGGAAACGCGCCCCTATTGGAAGGTTCGCCTCATCGCCATCCTGTTGACCGTCGGACTGGCAGGCTTCATCATTCTATCGATCACCCTGATTCTGTACGGCGCGCGGATCGGCGAATGGATCGCGGACATCGTCGGTTTGGGCTGGTTGTTCCTGCTCACCTGGAACGTGTTGCAGTGGCCCGTGGCCGTTCTCCTGATGTTGTTTGCCCTCGCAATCATCTATTATGTGTGTCCGAACGTGGAGCATGACTGGCGCTGGGTGACTCCGGGGTCCGTTTGCGCGGTGTCCTTGTGGTTACTGGTCTCGCTGGGTTTCAAGGCCTACGTTGAACACTTCGGCAACTACAATGCGGCCTACGGATCGATCGCCGGCGTCATCGTGCTCATGTTGTGGCTGTACCTCACGGGCGTGGTGATGTTGCTGGGGGGAGAAATCAACGAGCAGATCGAACAGGCCGCCGCAGCGCTCCGTCGGGGCAAACAGGTGTCGAGGCCCAATTCGGCCGGAGAACCTGCGCAGTTCCAGAAAGGGGAAGAGACGACCGCATGA